In the Lemur catta isolate mLemCat1 chromosome 22, mLemCat1.pri, whole genome shotgun sequence genome, GGTGCTGGAAAGCTGCCGCTCCGTCGAAGTGTGCTTGTGTGGGGCACGCGGTAGCAGGTGGCAGGTGGTGGGTTTTGCTTTGCGCCCAGGCAGGAGGGTGCAAGTCCGAGGGTGTCATCGCTGCTGAGGACAGTGTGTGGGGAGGCAGCTGGGAGGGCCAGGAGCAGGCCGCCCTGTGGCCCCCTGCCTCACGCCGAGCCTGGGCAAGGCCCTGCTCtcggcccgcccccgcccccgcaccCAGGCCTCTGGCCGCTCTGGCAAGCTGCGGGTTGAAAAGCCGctgctcttctgcctccctttgtAAGAGATGCTCTCCATTCAGACACTGTGGTCCCGTCACTGGCACTCACCCTGACAGtggacacttttttcttttttttgagacagatttgttgcccgggctagagtgagtgccgtggcgtcagcctaactcacaacaacctcaaactcctgggctcaagcgatcctcctgcctcggcctcccgagtagctgggactacaggcatgcgccaccatgcccggctaattttttctatatatattttagttgcccagataatttctttctatttttagtagagacggggtctcgctcaggctggtctcgaactcctgacctcgagcgatccacccgcctcggcctcccagagtgccaggattacaggcgtgagccaccgcgcccggccaacacttTTAATCCGTTTCCAAACTAATCCATCATGTCCATGGGGGCAGGGGACAAGGTGCCGTGCGGACTGAGTCGACCGTCTGTCCCCAGACACCTGCTCGCATCAGAGCTGGGTGGGGCAGGAACAGGCTGTGAGCACCAGCAGGGTGGGAACAGGTACAacagtggagagagaggaacTGAGGAAGGGAACCCGGCCAGCACAGCCACTGAGAGTTTCTGAGCATTTTAAAGGGTGAGCCCTTTCTCAAAGGGGACCCAGGGAAGAGTCACCACGAAGCACAGGAGTCCCCAGAGAGCCTTCCTGCCCCGACACCACTCCCtcgagtctcagtttccccagaggTGACGGGAGCTGTCCCGCCAGCGTGATTGCTAGGGTTTGAGCTTTCTCTTCCACTCTGTGCCGGGCAGCAGTGGGCAGGAGACCTTGGCCTGTCTGTGCGAGGCTCAAGGTCCCAGAACGGTCCTTTACTGCAGGAGCGCTGAGCTCGGGCTGGGCTCGGGGCCATGCAGAGGCTGTGCACGACCTCCGAGCGTGTGTAACCCAGCCGCGGAGAGGTGCAGGTGTAAAAAGGACAGACATGCAGAGACAGGAGCACTTCCAGAGAGCCCAGCAATCAGTCCCATTCACGTGACATGTCCTGTCCCACACTCTTTGTATGTTTAGTTCTGTTAAACATCACAACTAGCAATGAGGCGGGTGCTATTATTGCCCTCACTttacagcagaggaaactgagtcacggaACGGGTAAGTTCTTTGGCCAAGGTCAGGTGGCACGGGCttgacccaggcagtctggctccagagttcgTGTCATCCCCTGGACTCTGCTCTCCTTAAACAAAAGGCAGTGGCAGGAAAGGAGACCTCCCAGAGTGGAGCAGGGTGGCAGGGGGGACTTGCACACAGAGAGTGGAAGGCGGCCCTGACAGAGGGCAGGGCTTGGAGGGGACGGCCATCAGGAGGGAGGTCCTCCCCGTCAGGGGATGGCTCTGTGCAgccaggtggcagcagcagtTCCTGGTCTTACAGCTTTACAGCAGCCTGTCCCTGCAGAGCCACAGGAGAGCTGCGTTCTCCTGGGTCACGACCTctgccacccctccccagccctgtccctggagGACCCAGGAGGGCTCAGCCTCTAGGGACAGCTCTGCCTCCAAAGGAGCTCCTGCCCCCCTGTCACTTCCCACCCAACCCAGGAGGCTGTCATCACCTCCTCACTGAAGCACCCTCCTGTCCCCATCGGTCCCAAGGCCCCTGCAGACAGAACTCGAGGGCGTTTTCAGCCCAGCTTGGGGGCAGGAGAGTGTGTCACTGTGGGTTGCAGCTGCAGAATGTGGACAGGCTCCACAGGCAGAGCTGTCTGGGGAGGAACCCGCTGCTTGTCCCCCCTCCCTGCCACAACAGGCCGGCCAGCCGGCCGTCTGTCCAAGGGGCATGGGGAGGGGAGCCAGAGGCGCCCGTCGGGAAGAGCCGGGGATGGGAGCCGAGGGGCGCTGTCACCCCTGGGGGCTTCCAGGGCTGGCACAGCAGACCCAGTGCGTGTTGGTGGAACCCAGCTGCACAGGCCGCGGCTCCTGAGAGCCTTCTTTAGGGATTTCAGGGACAAGCCTTAGGGGTTTCTCCCCTGGCGGCcacgggggcaggggaggagggtggcATCTCAGCAAGGGCAGCACCTGCAGGCGCCACACCCTTCAGCACATCGCCTCGCGTGGGAGACTGCTTTTCCCGACCCAGCCTCGCCTCTGCAGCTGCCTCGGACTCTGCGCTTGGGTTTTGCTGGGAGTCGCATCTGTGCATGCTGAGTGATCTCGTCTCCTGTGTCCCTCAGGATCACACCTCGACACCCAACCCCTGACCTCCACACTCCGCCACGCACACTGAGGAGAGCTGGACCCGCGGTGACGGAAGCGGTGCACCTGTTCCTCTAGGCTGCCGGCATGACCTCCGTAAGGGACTTCCTCCAGCCCCCTGTCCGCATGAGCGACTGACTGGACACGCATGACCTACAGGCTTCAATCCCGCCTCTAGTAACAACACAGGATCTGTCGGGCGCAGGACAGACGCGgcgagaaggggagagagagaaaccagcGTGAGAGCGTGGGCCACAAAAGTGAATAAGGGCTTTTTTATGGCTAgggatggtttttgtttttgggtttttttttaaattgttttaattttgacttCGTACAGGGTACTGTTTTTTCAACTTCATCTGTCAGAAATCTATGTGggcttcctgaaaaaaaaaaaaaaaagaaaagaaaagaaaactaggcGCGAAATCAGTTTGGAGGTATCCACACTTTAATCCCCTGTCCCACCCgccagcctcccctccctgcgTGGCCATTCTGTTGTGACAGTCCCTCCACTCCCCGGTGGATGCTCCGCCCAGCGCACCCCACATGACATTCaggacacacacacgcacgcacctCTCCCCTCCGCTCAGTCCACGCAGATTCTACTGTGACATCGATGCTGTAAGAATCTCCTGTGGataaactggaattttttttatgttgtgtCTCTGCCAATTTCAGTATTAATCATCTTCCAGTGGAAAATCACTATCTTTAGAGTGCATTTGGGGTTCCTCATGCTAGGGACGTAAGCATCTGAGGCGAGGACCCCCAGGCTTGCTTTAGGGCTAGAGGGAGCCGGTGCCTCAGCTGCAAGGGTCTCCCGGCTCGGGTGGGCACTGGCGGTGGCTGTCCCGGGATCGCACCAGCATGTTCAGTAGAGACGAGGTTCCCTCCATCTCCAGGCATATATCATAGTCCGTGTCCAAAGTGTAACCTGTACAGCATCAGCCTTGTGTATATGAGAAACAATAAATACTATGCAAACCAATAGAAACACTTCAGTATGTACAAAGCACTAACAGCTCGGCTCCTAGCACTTCTCCGGGCTGCGGGAGAAGGAGCTACGGCCTTTCAGTggaacaggaaggaagggagtagGGCCAGTGCGTAGAGCCAGGGCCACTCGAGGTCTCCCGGAGCCAACTTGGTGCTCTAAGTCCGGGCAGCGGGCAGGCAGGGGTCCCGGGGGCAGGCGCAGGGTCTAGTCTGCCCGGCCTCGGCGCCTGCGCACTGACTGAGCCGGTCCCCCTCGGCCAGGCGGAGTGAGGGGACCCTCCCGACCACGCGCGGGGTGGAGCGGAGCCCGGGACGGCCTGCTGGCCACCGAGAGACCCGGGGCCAGGAAGGAGGCCCCCCAGGCCGGGCTCTGgtccaggcaggaaggagccagCTGGCCGTTCCTCGCCGTGGTGCCGTCAGGGAAGAGCCTTACAGGCCACCAGAGCCTCCGGCCGAATCAGCACAATCCGCCGCGCGACGGGCCGGAGGGGCGGCTCTTCCCGCTGCCCAGGGCGCCGCCCTCCGCCCGCGCTGGCGGAGGTGTCCTCGGGACACTTAAACCTTCCAAGTAGCACAGACGCCCCTCCCTGCCCGGGCCGCCTCTGCCTCCTCGCGGGGCGCAGGGACAGCAGGTCCCCACTCGGGCTTCCGTGTCCCGCGCGGAGGAGCCGCGGCCTCCCCCGAGGGAGCAGAGGCGAcccgcgggggcgggggggccgcGCGGTGGCACCGGGGCGGCGACGCCCGAAGACGGCGCAGGGCTGGCCTCCCGCTCCACCCGCACGTCCCGCCCGGCGCCACCGCGCCCGCCCGCGGCCCTGGCCGGCGCCGCTTGGGCTCCGCTCGGCTTGGCTGCCCGGCTGCACGCCCGCCCGCTAGTAGGAGCTGCTGGGGGCCGCGCCATGCCTAGAGAATGCTGCAGTCTGCACATTAGACGCTTTTTAGAAGTTTTGAAAttaccttgatttttttaattgttatggaaACGAACCTTTTCTTGACTCTCCCCCATGCTCTGTTGCCGGGAGAGAACCCCCGCCCCACTCCGATGTATAGACCGTTCTCCCTACACCAGCTGAACCAGTGTCAAAGTTAATAAAGAAACTGACTCGCCGCGGGCTCCGTCTCTCCTTCCTGCCCGTCGCTGGGGCTTGAGGTGCGGGCGGgcagagcctggggtgggggccggaGTCCGCAGGTGGAAtctgtcgggggggggggggctcctcCTGGAAGCCTGGACGACCCCTTAATTAGACCACTCACCCTAGGAGAGGCCCCCAGAGAGGTGGCAGAGCAGAATCCTGTCCCCTCTACTGGCTACCACGGGATAGGGGGGAAGTTGGGAGGGGGgaagttggggggtgggggaggggacgccTCGGCCCACCAGGGTACTTGGCCAGGCCCCCACCGCATACAGTGACGGGGGACCCCGAACACTCCCTGTGAAGGCATCTGGCCCCTGTATTCAACGCCATTCAAAGTTCAAGAACTTGCTCTTTCTGTAGAGAGAAAATGGCCCTTTCCTGTCATTTCTTGTGAGGCTGGTCACCAAGCTGGCTTCAGTTTCCACGTCTGCAAGCAGGGGAATGGATTTAGTGGCTGCAAAAGTCACTTCAGTTTGTCATCCTGGGGTTCCCAGACACCAACACCTTTGTCAGGTGTGGCATTACTTAAGAATCAAATCACTGGCTAAATTTTCTGCCTTATAAATCCCCATGAGGGGTGACCAAGTCACAGTTCCAAGGTCCCCAGAGGACTCTCAGCCCCATCCCAATCCACACCTCTCTGTTGGAATCCACAAGGCCACTCAGGCCTGTGGCCCAAACACTGCTGAGTCACCCGGGGGGCTTTTTAAAACACAGGTTCAGAGTCACAGTTGCCTGGGTGGGGTTGGGTGGCCACACTGGGAGTCAGAGTTAAGTCCCCAGATGGTTGTGGTGAGCAGCCCGGTAGCAAAGCCAACTCTGATGAAGAAGCagcttttttgcttgtttgtgaCGCAAACTTGTAGAAAATCATGTCCACACCCTTTGTGAGGTCCTCCTTGCATGAACCCAAATCGCCCTGCTCCAGAGAGCGCGGCTCAGGGTCCGGGTCTgcgtgaggaggaggaggaggacctcCCTGAGCCCCAAGCCTGGACCCCATGGGAAACCACTTGGGCTCGGGGCCAAAGAGAAGGCCGGCCAAGTGCAGCCTCTGCCCCGCACCTGCCGAGGCACAGACTGTGGTGGTAAGAGCTGGGAGAGCCAGCCCTGCAGAGCTGAGGCCAGGCAGGAAGGGCTTTGGGGCCACCTGGGGGGCGGAGGGGACGGAAGTCCATCTGTCTGACAGTCACTACTTTTTACAACATTTTGCTTGTTCAGACCAGTGGCATGctagtttccatttttaaagaaaaactccaggccgggcacggtggctcacgcctgtaatcctagcactctgggaggccgaggggggaggattgctcaaggtcgggagttcaagaccagcccaagcgagaccccatctctactaaaaataaaaagaaatgatctggacagctaaaaatatatagaaaaaattagccgggcatggtgacacatgcctgtagtcccagctactcaggaggccgaggcaggaggattgcctgagcccaggagtttgaggttgctgtgagctaggctgactccacggcactcactctagccagggcaacagagcgagactctgtctcaaaaaaaaaaaagaaagaaagaaaaactccagGAAAGAATGCTGCCCAATATAAAAATAACCCAAGTACCTGGAAATTGGGCTCTGACTCCTTTGTGGCTCGGTTTCCCTGTTGGTAAAATGAGGCATTGCCCCAGTAGAGCCTTGTGCTTTATAAAAATTCGTTAGAGGAAAAAAGAGCATATGGGTGCTCTGGGAGTCAATCCAGTCCCATGCATCAAACATTAACTGAGCACCGACCAGCGGCCCGGCTCAGGGCAGCCCCCTGGGGCCATCAGAGTTTCAAGCCCAGGCCCCAAGCCCACGCAGCCGTTGCTCCAGCAGAGGCGCAGATGCAGAAGGGACTCCGACGGGGAGCTCAGGGCAGGCTGCCTGGTGGTGGAGGAGAGGACAGGCACGCAAAGCCGCCCGCTCTTCAGCCGCGCTGGGCGGGAAGATGAACACCCCACCACCATCAGAGCTGCCCACTGCCCGGCCCTGGCGCTGCCTGCCCAGCAGGCTCCCCAGTTAGCCCGTGGAGCCCCAGGAAGCAGGTGGCGCCCAGCTCCCACTCACCCCATCCAGCAGCACGGGGAGGCAGCCGGTCCGCCCACCGAGCCTGGGCATCTGCACACAAAGGGGCCGGAGCAGCTCGGGACAGTGACCTCTGAGCCCGGCCTCCTCTTTTTCAGGGGAGCAGCTGCAGAACTGGGACTTCCAGCTGCCCTGGGAGCCTCAGGGGCCCCCAGACACTCACCTTTCcctagaagctggacttggactTGGAGGCAGGTGGACCTTTTGACGAACAGCGGTTCTGGAACGAATTCTCCCCcctcgcgctctctctctctctctgtgtgtgtcacacacacacacacacacacacacacacacaccctggctGATTTTACAGTCAATCTTTCAAAGTGCAATTTGTCTAGGAAAAGCCAATGTGAGCCCGTGTGTGCTGCGACCAATGGGGACGCGGCTGGCGCGGCTCAGCCAGTGTGGGGCCGTATTCTAATGGGCCGGGTCTTTATCAGGGAAACGTGCCTTCTCTGGACTGAAAACTTCTCATGGAGGGTCCCCAGGCTCCGAGGCAGAACGGGGGTCTGAGCTGAGGCGTGGGGAGCCACCCTCGCCAGGCCGGGGCAGGGAGCGGGAGCCTTGGGGCGGCTCCCACCTGCCCGGAGCACCTGACTTCGGAGCAGCTGACCTGTGGGTCCCTGGCCTGGCCGGCCACATGCCATGGGGGACAGGTGGTCAGGGGCTCGGCGGGCCTGACCCTGCCGTCCTGCCATGAGATTCTGGGCCAGGGCGTGGGGTCTCAGGGTTTAGGGGCCTGAGCCGCGACCTCTCACTTTCCTTCCCCCTGACCCGGGGATCATGGAGTCCAACCTGCAGGGGACCTTCCTTCTGAACAACACACCACTGGCTCAGTTCTCGGAGATGAAGGCCCCCGTGTGCCAGTACTCCGTGCAGAACTCCTTCTACAAGCTCAGCCCCCCGGGGCTGGGCCCCCAGCTGGCCGCCGGGACCCCCCACGGCATCACCGACATCCTGAGCAGGCCCGTGGCCACCCCGAACAGCAGCCTCCTCTCCAGCTACCCCCACGTGGCCGGCTTCAGCGGACTCGGCTCCCAGGGGGTCTATTACGGCCCCCAGGTGGGAAATTTTTCCAAGGCTGGGAACGAGTACCCCACCCGGACCCGGAACTGCTGGGCAGACACGGGCCCGGACTGGCGCGGCGGGCGGCCGTGCAGCAACGGTGAGTACCGGGCAGCCTCCACAGCCCACCACCCTGCGCCCAGGCTGGGACAGGGGGCCGGGAGGGGACCCTCCCCGTGGCCGCCATCAGACAGCCCCACTCAGACAGCTACACTCGTGTCCTCAGTGTGGCGCAGGGCAGAATCCCACCCTCTCCCCGTTCCCACCCAGCCGTGCTTGGACGCAGGCGCCCCCTCAGCTGCCCTCGCAGGGCACCGGGGAGGTCCAGCCCAGAGAAGGCCCCACAGCCACACCTGCCCTGTGCAGGGCCCAGCTGGCAGCTGACCTCACTTCTCCTGCCCAGAGCCCACGCCACCCCTTGTGCACCCAGAGCAGGCAAATGCTAACCCCCGGCGAGGAAGCCTGGCCAGCCTCACCTTCCCAAAGAGCCCTGGCCCCATCCCGGGAGGCAGAACACACCCCAACCCCTCCGGGTCCCGCCTGCCagccagggggctgggggaggtggcaaGATGTGCACAGGGAGGTGAGAGCAGCTTCGGGAAGCCGTCCCTGTGCCACCGAGGCCCTGCCCAGaccggggctggggggtgggggcaggggtggagggagccTCCACTTCTGGCCGATCTCTGGGCCCCCCCACTGTAATAGGGGGTTGGGGCCAGCCAAGGAAGCCCCCAAAGCACAGCTGCCCCACGTCTGCCGCGCCGCCCAGGCAGTCCCCCTGGCTTAACCAGAAACCCGGGAGTTCCAGGCGGGGTTCAGACCCCCTCTCCTGGAAACGTATGGCCTGGTTTGGAGGTGCTTTAAGCCTCAAGCTGGCTCTCTCTTACTCCATCTcgcccccccacaccccctctCCACACCCTCCCACTCTTCGGTCAGTCCCGACTGCGCGTGCTCACCAGGAACATGTCTAAGAAAGCGGCTGAATTAAAGCAAAGGGAGGAAGAAGACGGCCTCTCAGAAGGTCTCTTCcgctccctgtgcctcagtttcccctcctgtcACATGAGCTGTCAGACTGCACAGAGCACGCGAGGGTTCTGCTTGCCCTGAGCCCACTGCCTGCAGCTCCTCCCCAGCAGGCTGCCCTGGCCGGGCTGGGGGCCTCCGGCCTCCGGCCTCCGTGCCCTGACTCCCAGTGTTGGTGAAGCCACGTGACTTCCAGGCCGGGTGACATAGGGAAGTGGCAACCTGGGGCTTGAGGCTTGCCCTTCCCTGGTTTTCCTGGAGACCTGGGAAGGCAGGGTCCAGGAGCAAAGAGGTGGCCCTGGGGGCCCTGATTGTAGGTAGAGGTGACCTgaagaggggacagagaggaagcTCCCACGGCCCCTCAGGGGAAGGCAGCATCACTGAGTAGTGAGAACTTCAGACAGAGTCATGAGACCGTAAATATTTACACACTGGGGCAGCTGCCCTCCCAGGGCCCCTGCCCACCCAGACACCGCCAAAGCCAAAGTCACTGCTGTCTGAATGTCAGGCAGGCAGCTCAGGGGAACAGTGTCACGATGCCCTGGCAACTCAGTCGCTTCTCcgtgggagggagaggcagggccaggctggcacCTGGCAGGCAGTGATAGTCCCGGGTCCCACGCCTCCTGCTAACACGCACCCCCTTCCTCCCGCCAGCCCCAGACCCCCTAGGCGACAGCATCCACAAGAAGAAGCACACCCGGCCCACCTTCACGGGGCACCAGATCTTCGCGCTGGAGAAAACCTTTGAGCAGACCAAGTACTTGGCCGGCCCGGAGAGGGCGCGGCTGGCATACTCGCTGGGCATGACTGAGTCGCAGGTCAAGGTGAGTCTGCCTTGCTGGGAGGAGCCTTTCCCGGCAACTCCCAGCTCCTCCAGGGGAGGCTGTCCCGGCTGCCCACCTAACCCTAGAGCCTGAAATAATTTGCCACAGCAAAAAGCACGGCTGTGGTTACTGAGCCAGGTTCTGAGAGCCTTACATGCAGGGCCTCGTTTCATCCTCAGCAACGTGGGCCCGGTGTTACCACCCAGCGCACAGGCGGCAGTCAAGTAGGCCGGGTGCTGAGGGCAGAGTTGGGACTCCACCCAGACTTGCGGGACTCCAGCCTCatgcctctccccagcaccctgCAACACTGACTTGGCCAGAAATTCCAAGGACTGACAGCAGCTTCTGGGCCAGACTAGAACTGGATTCAGGCTTGATCCATGAGCCAGCAAGGCGCCAGGCTCGGTTTACCGGTCTTTAAAACAAAGGCAGCATCTCCTGCTGCTGCTCACGGGGACCAGACGGGCTCCCAGGCAtctgcagccctgcagccccgTGCCCGGTCAGGGCGGGAGGACTCGTGCCCTTGGGTCCCCACCGCGGGACCCAGACTGCCCCCAAACAGGCCTGGGAAACCTGCCTCCGCTTCCACACACTCCCCGCTCTGACACTGGCCCTCTCCTAAGGGACTCAGCGGGGGCTGTGCTGGAACTGCCCGCCCCTGGCATGGAGCCAGGTTTAAGGAGGTGCTGGGGTGGGTTGGGACCCTGGGCCCCGGCTCTGCTCAGGGGCCTGGTGTCTCCAGGGAGCCGCCCACCTCTCCAGCCCCCTCACCAGCCACCAGCCAGTCCGCCGGGCGCAAGCCCGTGGCCCTGAGCGGGACGAGTGATGCGGCCCCTCCTGTGGGGTCTCCTTTGGGTGCTGCCCCGGGCAGCGACGCTGGGCTGTTTTCTAACGAAATGATCCATGACGTTCGGTGAGGGTCTATGAAGCCCACAGAGGAGGGGCGACTGGTACGCGCCTACTGGTGCCACCCAGCCCGGGCGGACCCCTTCCCCGGGAGTTCCAGAATCTTCCACCCAGGTGGCCGTGCCCAGGTGGCCGTGAAGAGGAAGACCCACCACAGGAGGGTGAGCGGGGCTGGAGGGCTTCACTCACGgtgtttctgtattttatgtCATTGCCTCCTCCCAAGAAGGAACAGAGGATTCTTATAGTCTGCTGTTGCTGAGCCAGTCACTTTCCTGCAGAAACCAGGATTCCAGTTCTGGCCTCCGTGTGGAGTCTCCCTCAAGATGCCCCGTGCCCTCTGTGTGCGCGTGTacctgtgtgcacacgtgtgtgcatgtgtgcctgccGAGTGCGAGTGTacctgtgtg is a window encoding:
- the NKX6-3 gene encoding homeobox protein Nkx-6.3, whose product is MESNLQGTFLLNNTPLAQFSEMKAPVCQYSVQNSFYKLSPPGLGPQLAAGTPHGITDILSRPVATPNSSLLSSYPHVAGFSGLGSQGVYYGPQVGNFSKAGNEYPTRTRNCWADTGPDWRGGRPCSNAPDPLGDSIHKKKHTRPTFTGHQIFALEKTFEQTKYLAGPERARLAYSLGMTESQVKVWFQNRRTKWRKKSALEPSSSTPRAPGGAGAGGDRATSENEDDEYNKPLDPDSDDEKIRLLLRKHRAAFSVLSLGAHSV